In the genome of Spea bombifrons isolate aSpeBom1 chromosome 11, aSpeBom1.2.pri, whole genome shotgun sequence, one region contains:
- the CASP7 gene encoding caspase-7, with product MAELPDAQVPESKGREDDSDGRFPEDAVDAKPDRSQRWRIFPSIKSKNEKDQPETPSVTSQDIRIISPSFRYTMNYRKVGRCIIINNKNFDANTGMCVRNGTDKDAGDLLHCFRSLGFDVTVYNDKSCDEMERLLQNVAQQNHSESACFACVLLSHGEEGQIYGTDGAMAIKSLTSLFRGDKCKSLVGKPKLFFIQACRGSEFDEGIQTDSGPANDSLETDANPRYKIPVEADFLFAYSTVPGYYSWRNPGKGSWFVQALCSVISKHGKELEIMQILTRVNYMVATSFESWSDDPRYSEKKQIPCVVSMLTKELYFSGPQK from the exons ATGGCGGAGCTGCCGGATGCTCAGGTCCCCGAATCAAAAGGACGCGAGGATGATTCGGACGGGAGATTCCCAGAAGATGCCGTGGATGCAAAGCCAGACAGAAGCCAGAGGTGGCGGATATTTCCCAG tataaaatCGAAAAATGAGAAGGATCAGCCAGAAACTCCCTCGGTTACCAGCCAGGATATCCGCATCATTTCACCTTCATTCCGGTATACGATGAACTACAGGAAAGTTGGCAGGTGCATCATTATCAACAACAAAAACTTCGATGCAAACACAG gCATGTGCGTTCGCAATGGCACGGACAAGGATGCCGGCGACCTGTTACACTGCTTCAGAAGCCTGGGATTCGATGTAACTGTTTACAACGACAAGAGCTGCGACGAGATGGAAAGACTGCTACAAAACG TGGCTCAGCAAAACCACAGCGAGAGTGCTTGCTTCGCCTGCGTCCTCCTGAGTCACGGAGAAGAAGGGCAGATTTACGGCACGGACGGGGCGATGGCCATCAAATCCCTGACCAGCCTTTTCCGGGGCGACAAATGTAAAAGTCTCGTCGGGAAACCCAAACTCTTTTTTATTCAG GCTTGCAGGGGCTCGGAGTTTGACGAGGGAATCCAGACGGACTCCGGACCGGCTAATGACTCGCTGGAGACCGACGCCAACCCTCGATACAAGATCCCGGTAGAGGCAGactttttatttgcatattcCACCGTGCCAG GTTATTATTCCTGGAGGAACCCCGGGAAGGGCTCCTGGTTCGTTCAGGCTCTGTGCAGCGTCATCTCCAAACACGGCAAAGAACTGGAGATCATGCAGATCCTTACACGGGTCAACTACATGGTGGCCACCAGCTTCGAGTCGTGGTCCGACGATCCGCGCTACAGCGAGAAGAAGCAGATACCCTGCGTGGTCTCCATGCTGACCAAAGAACTCTATTTCTCTGG accgcAGAAATGA